A region from the Vulpes lagopus strain Blue_001 chromosome 5, ASM1834538v1, whole genome shotgun sequence genome encodes:
- the LOC121491712 gene encoding vegetative cell wall protein gp1-like → MRRRSGTTNELTKWGTRPGPCRLPPARRALGTPMLMLRPPTPSHRLESPSSAAGSGSPRPGKQEAAQPSPTPGRPSVSPGAAGPRSPGARLTQDPRSPGGGDSPAPPPALRAPASPRLAPAARPPAAPPRLARSLPRARLTSRVAPRAEAEQKPQDRMSAESCGRSCPFGGACTSRAAPPSAALASGTLSSGALPPLWAPSVTRIPGLFPPSPRRPPTSGCGPHWPAWPGPPNP, encoded by the coding sequence ATGCGACGTCGCTCCGGGACAACGAATGAGCTGACCAAATGGGGGACCCGTCCAGGCCCCTGTCGCCTCCCGCCCGCTCGCAGGGCCTTGGGGACACCGATGCTCATgctgcgcccccccaccccgtcccaccGGCTCGAAAGCCCTTCATCCGCCGCTGGGTCGGGCTCCCCCCGCCCGGGAAAGCAGGAGGCGGCCCAGCCCAGCCCGACCCCAGGTCGTCCCTCCGTAAGCCCGGGAGCTGCCGGGCCTCGGTCACCAGGAGCGCGCCTGACGCAGGACCCCCGCAGCCCGGGGGGTGGGGACAGTCCGGCTCCGCCCCCTGCCCTCCGAGCACCTGCGAGCCCGCGCCTGGCGCCCGCTGCCCGGcctcccgcagccccgccccgacTCGCGCGGAGTCTGCCCCGAGCCCGGCTCACCTCGCGCGTTGCACCTCGGGCGGAGGCTGAACAAAAGCCCCAGGACAGAATGAGCGCCGAGTCCTGCGGCCGGAGCTGCCCCTTCGGCGGCGCGTGCACGTCCCGGGCCGCCCCACCGTCGGCTGCCCTTGCCAGCGGCACCCTGTCCTCCGGGGCGCTGCCGCCGCTCTGGGCACCCAGCGTCACCCGCATCCCCGGCCTCTTCCCGCCCTCTCCCCGGCGGCCGCCCACCTCGGGCTGCGGGCCGCACTGGCCCGCCTGGCCCGGGCCTCCAAACCCTTGA